The proteins below are encoded in one region of Sulfolobus sp. A20:
- a CDS encoding DUF2208 family protein: MSSSAYNPFNWKFILLSQVMMILFSLVLSFFPKYFIEFYILYIIVYLGITSVIVMRSNPLLRERRSLGEITAARTLYEEKKATDLINKDEDYLKETTEVMKKNMSSLGIMFLYLIILIILYNYVIIKFVTSISDTLYRFGFYVLYFELLYGVSFLMNRRVLRFQTNIPMAPTSYKITEKGVIATDRSGLFLPAKYLLNAQISPNRDKKYVEIKSSDSKFPFHVRLYSPDIDKITELIERVKKIELKKQSPSES; this comes from the coding sequence ATGTCAAGCTCTGCTTATAATCCGTTTAACTGGAAGTTCATTTTGCTATCTCAAGTAATGATGATATTGTTTTCGCTTGTGCTAAGCTTTTTCCCAAAATACTTCATAGAATTCTATATACTTTACATTATTGTATATTTGGGAATAACATCAGTAATTGTTATGAGATCCAATCCTCTACTGCGAGAAAGAAGATCTTTAGGCGAAATAACTGCAGCTAGGACTCTGTACGAAGAGAAGAAAGCAACTGATTTAATCAACAAGGATGAGGATTACCTAAAGGAGACCACTGAGGTGATGAAGAAGAACATGTCTTCATTAGGAATAATGTTCTTATATCTAATAATTCTGATAATACTATATAATTACGTGATAATCAAGTTCGTAACTTCTATCTCGGATACGTTGTATAGGTTTGGTTTTTACGTATTATATTTTGAATTACTTTATGGTGTAAGTTTCTTAATGAACAGAAGAGTTTTGAGGTTCCAAACTAATATTCCTATGGCTCCCACTTCGTATAAGATAACTGAAAAAGGGGTAATAGCTACTGATAGGTCTGGATTATTTTTGCCAGCCAAATACTTGTTAAACGCTCAAATATCCCCAAATAGAGATAAAAAATATGTTGAAATTAAATCCTCAGACTCTAAGTTCCCATTCCATGTTAGGTTATATTCACCGGATATTGATAAGATAACGGAATTAATAGAAAGAGTGAAGAAAATTGAACTTAAAAAACAATCTCCCTCTGAAAGTTAG
- a CDS encoding 3,4-dihydroxy-2-butanone-4-phosphate synthase gives MFNLSEIRKDLESGMPILIYDFDGREEETDMIFYAGAISWKSIYVLRKEAGGLICYATSYQEARTLNLEFMADYLAKHPLYYSLVKKQSYGDFPAFSLWVNHITTKTGISDYDRYVTISELHKVISLIKNNPNEAKQEFYSNFISPGHVPILIARNLSQRRGHTELTITLLDKLGLERSAVLAEMLDEKYSMNKEKAKKIADSLGFLFIEGKEILKEVLI, from the coding sequence ATGTTCAATCTATCAGAAATACGAAAAGATCTCGAGAGCGGGATGCCAATCTTGATCTACGACTTTGATGGAAGAGAGGAAGAAACTGATATGATATTCTACGCAGGAGCAATATCGTGGAAAAGTATATATGTACTTAGAAAAGAAGCTGGAGGTCTAATTTGTTATGCAACATCTTACCAAGAAGCTAGAACTTTAAATCTGGAATTTATGGCAGATTACCTAGCAAAACACCCTCTTTATTATAGCTTAGTCAAAAAGCAATCTTACGGGGATTTCCCAGCATTCTCCTTATGGGTGAATCATATAACTACTAAAACAGGTATTTCAGATTACGATAGATATGTCACAATAAGTGAGTTACATAAGGTAATATCATTAATTAAAAATAATCCTAATGAAGCAAAACAAGAGTTTTATTCAAACTTTATATCCCCAGGACACGTGCCAATACTAATAGCTAGAAACTTGTCCCAAAGAAGAGGGCATACAGAGTTAACTATTACATTACTGGATAAATTAGGGTTAGAGAGAAGTGCAGTATTAGCGGAGATGTTAGATGAGAAATATAGTATGAACAAGGAGAAAGCTAAAAAGATTGCAGATAGTTTAGGTTTCCTCTTTATAGAGGGAAAGGAAATCCTTAAAGAGGTGTTAATATGA
- the ribC gene encoding riboflavin synthase yields the protein MRKYGVADTTFSRVDMGSIAYKVIQSEDDDSQIVRYTVPGIKDLPVAAKRLIDEGCDGVITLGWVGKTMLDKYSYLAASIGLIFVQILTSKHVIDVTVHEDEAEDEEKLKEIAIDRATKHARNLVKLVRDGKNALTPFAGKGLRQGYRDAGEID from the coding sequence ATGAGAAAATATGGAGTTGCAGATACTACCTTTTCGAGAGTAGATATGGGAAGTATAGCGTACAAGGTAATTCAAAGTGAAGACGATGATAGTCAGATAGTCAGATATACTGTGCCCGGGATAAAAGACCTACCAGTTGCTGCAAAACGCCTAATTGATGAAGGATGTGATGGAGTAATAACGTTAGGATGGGTTGGTAAGACAATGCTAGACAAGTATAGTTATTTGGCTGCTAGTATAGGGTTAATATTCGTACAAATATTAACTTCTAAGCACGTGATTGATGTAACTGTTCATGAGGACGAAGCTGAGGATGAAGAAAAGTTAAAGGAAATCGCTATCGATAGGGCAACTAAACACGCTAGAAACCTAGTTAAATTAGTAAGAGATGGAAAAAACGCATTAACTCCTTTCGCAGGAAAAGGTTTAAGGCAGGGGTATAGAGATGCAGGAGAGATTGATTAG
- the ribH gene encoding 6,7-dimethyl-8-ribityllumazine synthase, with protein sequence MQERLIRLGIVVAEFNYDITYLMLQRAISHAKFLNAEARVVVKVPGTYDMPLAVKKLLEKDYIDAVVALGAVIKGETKHDEIVASQTARKLTDLSVEYGKPVTLGIIGPGATHEQAVERIEEYTNRAVEAAVKLALRLKRLDELEKVSEMVILD encoded by the coding sequence ATGCAGGAGAGATTGATTAGATTAGGTATAGTAGTAGCAGAATTTAATTATGACATAACCTACTTAATGCTACAGAGAGCGATATCTCACGCTAAATTCCTTAACGCAGAAGCTAGGGTAGTAGTAAAAGTACCTGGAACTTACGATATGCCATTAGCCGTAAAGAAATTACTTGAAAAAGATTACATAGACGCAGTAGTAGCTTTAGGTGCAGTTATAAAGGGAGAAACTAAACACGATGAAATAGTAGCTAGTCAGACTGCGAGAAAGTTAACTGACTTATCAGTAGAATATGGAAAACCTGTAACTTTAGGTATAATAGGACCTGGTGCAACACACGAACAAGCAGTAGAGAGAATAGAGGAATATACAAATAGAGCTGTAGAAGCTGCGGTCAAGCTAGCTTTGAGATTAAAACGGCTAGATGAATTAGAAAAGGTATCTGAAATGGTGATATTGGATTGA
- a CDS encoding GTP cyclohydrolase IIa, producing the protein MKILAVKLVDYREWTEGLGEDREWIIQKTQNEIMRTIHEISSEYYAFPLQLRYDNFLIIVNSLTPEQISQMVKDINDQIPLRVSTCLGSGNTPLEAQQNASRCIPNDHGDNYNYHDDHVTALHFDINHNTERLRKISIYESFIEIMDVYSLLIKFLYSIGGITQYLGGDNFLGFVSDNVIYKVTEKIDSLEGLKVGIGISKNARNAIKLATSALDDIRKDRSEKWKIKKE; encoded by the coding sequence TTGAAAATTTTAGCCGTCAAACTAGTGGATTACAGAGAATGGACTGAAGGCTTAGGTGAAGATAGAGAATGGATAATACAAAAAACACAAAATGAAATAATGAGAACTATACATGAAATTTCCTCTGAGTATTACGCATTTCCATTGCAACTTAGATATGATAACTTCCTAATAATAGTTAACAGTCTTACTCCAGAGCAAATATCTCAAATGGTTAAGGATATCAATGACCAAATTCCTTTAAGAGTTAGCACTTGCCTAGGATCTGGCAATACGCCTTTAGAAGCACAACAGAATGCATCAAGATGTATTCCTAATGATCATGGGGACAATTATAATTACCATGATGATCATGTTACCGCATTACACTTCGATATAAATCACAACACTGAGCGCTTAAGGAAAATTTCAATATATGAATCCTTCATTGAAATTATGGACGTATATAGTTTACTAATTAAGTTTTTGTACAGTATAGGAGGAATTACCCAATATTTAGGTGGAGATAATTTCCTAGGCTTCGTTTCTGACAACGTAATATATAAGGTTACTGAAAAAATAGACAGTTTAGAAGGACTAAAGGTCGGGATAGGTATCAGTAAAAATGCTAGAAATGCTATAAAATTAGCTACCTCAGCCTTAGATGATATAAGGAAAGATAGGTCAGAGAAATGGAAAATAAAGAAGGAATAA
- a CDS encoding amidohydrolase family protein, translating into MENKEGIIINVRLGLIGEELELRENINIEVENGIIQHIGNGFSSEGITFKNGIVLPTLVNSHVHSADFICQEMGYNKPIKEVVGDPNSIKYKCLSNHSEKEIKNSIIKFAQRAKDFGSHVILDFREQGLIGSKIANQAKSELKRQGVLYYILGRLENNEINNGNLKVLHEIVDGYGLSSTSDINPLIKDVFKDKIRAIHISETLRQWLRNDLESAIKEYNPNLIIHGTHLSEEEMEILKERKISLVICPRSNLWFSVGVPKVVNSLRAEINVLLGTDNGGVLDPNLWKEMETFLLLTRLQDPLSDYSLHVLKAVTTNAYRFLGINGWIEEGNIASLMVVEGEKSGILTSNNKYMGIIKRGNKIIYALGAIQNVI; encoded by the coding sequence ATGGAAAATAAAGAAGGAATAATAATAAACGTAAGATTAGGGCTAATTGGAGAGGAATTGGAACTAAGGGAGAATATAAATATAGAAGTAGAAAACGGTATAATTCAACACATAGGGAACGGGTTTTCTTCTGAGGGAATAACTTTTAAGAATGGTATTGTTCTACCTACATTAGTTAATTCTCACGTGCATTCTGCTGATTTCATATGCCAAGAAATGGGATACAATAAGCCAATAAAAGAAGTCGTGGGAGATCCTAATAGTATAAAATATAAATGCTTAAGTAATCATTCCGAAAAAGAAATAAAAAATTCAATAATAAAATTCGCTCAAAGAGCGAAGGACTTTGGTTCACATGTAATTTTAGACTTTAGAGAACAAGGTCTAATAGGAAGTAAAATCGCTAATCAAGCTAAGTCTGAGTTAAAGAGACAAGGAGTATTGTACTATATTTTAGGAAGATTAGAAAACAATGAAATAAATAATGGGAATCTGAAAGTTCTCCACGAAATCGTAGATGGTTACGGACTATCTAGCACATCAGATATAAATCCTCTGATAAAAGACGTTTTTAAAGATAAAATTAGAGCCATACATATTTCAGAAACCTTAAGACAATGGCTAAGAAATGATCTTGAATCAGCAATAAAAGAGTATAACCCCAACCTCATAATCCATGGAACACATTTAAGCGAAGAGGAGATGGAGATATTAAAAGAACGAAAAATTTCCTTAGTGATATGTCCTAGAAGTAATCTCTGGTTTTCAGTAGGAGTACCTAAAGTTGTCAATTCACTAAGAGCAGAAATCAATGTCCTTTTAGGAACTGATAATGGTGGAGTATTAGATCCTAACTTATGGAAAGAAATGGAAACTTTCTTACTATTAACAAGGCTTCAAGATCCTCTCAGTGATTACTCATTACATGTCCTAAAGGCAGTAACTACTAACGCATACAGGTTTTTAGGCATAAATGGTTGGATAGAAGAAGGGAACATAGCATCATTAATGGTTGTTGAAGGAGAAAAATCTGGAATTTTAACTTCAAATAACAAATATATGGGAATTATAAAAAGAGGGAATAAAATAATTTATGCTCTAGGAGCTATCCAGAACGTCATTTGA
- a CDS encoding DNA polymerase sliding clamp, which produces MFKVVYPNAKDFFSFISAVAKVSDIVTLNLSEDGVFSRHLTEDKTLMALAKIPKDVLSDYSIEKPLSVKLDITSVKKILSKAKSKKATIEIDETESGIKIVIKDEKSGTKSNIYLKVEKGDVEQINEPKVNLSASFTTDDKVLDIIAGDLSLIGEEMKISAYEDRIEIEIDEQGKKYFAILTKDKSLKDISVESSASASYSVEMFKNAVAALRGFSAPITVSFGNNLPIRLSVDVPSGGQMTFWIAPRA; this is translated from the coding sequence ATGTTTAAAGTTGTTTACCCTAATGCAAAAGATTTCTTTTCTTTCATTAGTGCAGTAGCTAAGGTAAGTGATATAGTGACTTTAAATCTCTCAGAAGATGGCGTATTTTCGAGACATTTGACTGAAGATAAGACATTAATGGCTTTAGCTAAAATACCAAAGGATGTTCTTTCGGATTATAGTATAGAAAAACCGCTTTCAGTTAAATTAGACATAACTTCTGTTAAGAAGATATTATCTAAGGCTAAATCTAAAAAAGCTACTATAGAAATTGATGAAACTGAAAGTGGTATAAAGATTGTCATAAAAGATGAGAAAAGTGGGACTAAGAGTAATATATACCTTAAAGTTGAAAAAGGTGATGTTGAGCAAATTAATGAACCTAAGGTTAACTTGTCAGCCAGTTTTACAACCGATGATAAGGTCCTTGATATAATCGCTGGAGATCTTTCATTAATAGGAGAGGAGATGAAGATTTCAGCATATGAAGATAGAATTGAAATAGAGATCGATGAACAAGGTAAAAAGTATTTTGCTATTTTGACCAAAGATAAGTCCCTTAAGGATATCTCGGTGGAGAGTTCTGCTTCAGCTTCCTATAGTGTTGAGATGTTTAAGAATGCAGTGGCAGCTTTAAGAGGATTTTCCGCACCCATAACAGTTAGTTTTGGGAACAATTTACCTATAAGGCTAAGCGTTGATGTCCCTTCAGGAGGTCAAATGACGTTCTGGATAGCTCCTAGAGCATAA
- a CDS encoding RNA polymerase subunit Rpo13, with amino-acid sequence MPEDENEDEYREESSAGEGEEKVEEESEELPKLSIKDIELLMKNTQIWDDLLNGKISVDEAKLNFDQIFKEYEGGDSKKKTKRVPAKKVKKPKKKVKKEDEES; translated from the coding sequence ATGCCAGAGGACGAGAACGAAGATGAGTATCGAGAGGAGAGTAGTGCGGGAGAGGGAGAGGAGAAAGTCGAAGAAGAAAGTGAAGAGTTACCTAAGCTCTCGATTAAAGATATAGAATTACTTATGAAAAATACCCAAATTTGGGATGATTTATTAAATGGTAAAATCAGTGTGGATGAGGCTAAGCTAAATTTTGATCAAATCTTTAAAGAATATGAGGGTGGGGATTCTAAGAAGAAAACAAAGAGAGTACCAGCTAAAAAGGTTAAGAAACCAAAAAAGAAAGTTAAAAAAGAGGATGAGGAGAGTTAA
- a CDS encoding helicase HerA domain-containing protein, producing the protein MYEYRHVIANVILISLIMMLYVSLSSMVIPIATPGSFTSFLDSSLLNSFSLFILSLVLISVSSVIFALMFSSIIIAILYYITLFAFASIVYNNFVTFSTLLDLSPYYFGILAIVGIILGLTRRSFPDEVVLNLSRIKISINRKKVVIGVIVLLISLFIFYFISNNLLLLIGSIVGYSLYLTICEENEFPLILLSWFSIPYMITHSIRFETDSEGIELGKVEGVLSPTLTNRFSQTKYGWKKVSGVKFNLNLAKSKNYNIVIIGTSGSGKSSLAKLLLEKTNLSYLVFDLHGEYNINNANKIDMSRYSLNPLSLNGSSPRQRSLEISYMLKSLFKLGSLQTIDIFNIIMETYAEKGVDENNPNTWNSKPPTFHDVLITMERKKKLVETSQDVSRIQSIEPYIQFLSNQMLNGNSIDMDYVFDNNIILDLSKVPTDELKYILIETILRDFRSYLYKRGQSALWKFVVIDEAPFILSKETGLEVVERLFAEVRKFGVGIILISQLIDHIENILQNSDHIFIFNVIEPKELEYLSRTLGGGDQDKYRAIYQAIQYLDRAHVVTVTSEYRDILLVKLNSLK; encoded by the coding sequence ATGTATGAGTATAGGCATGTAATTGCAAACGTGATCTTAATCTCACTAATTATGATGTTATATGTATCCTTAAGTAGTATGGTTATACCTATTGCAACTCCGGGTAGTTTTACTTCATTCCTCGATTCTTCACTACTTAATTCGTTTTCATTATTTATACTTTCATTGGTTTTAATTTCTGTGTCTTCAGTTATATTTGCTCTAATGTTTTCTTCGATAATCATTGCAATATTATATTACATAACTCTTTTTGCTTTTGCCTCAATAGTTTACAACAATTTCGTAACTTTTTCTACATTATTGGATTTGTCTCCGTATTATTTTGGGATATTGGCAATAGTCGGTATAATACTTGGATTAACTAGAAGATCATTTCCGGATGAGGTAGTATTGAATTTGAGCAGGATAAAGATCAGTATAAATAGAAAAAAAGTAGTCATTGGGGTGATTGTTCTATTAATATCTCTTTTTATCTTCTACTTTATAAGTAATAATTTGTTATTACTTATTGGTAGTATAGTAGGCTATTCTCTCTATTTAACTATCTGTGAGGAGAATGAATTTCCTCTGATCCTGCTTTCGTGGTTTTCAATACCATATATGATCACACACTCTATTAGATTCGAGACAGATTCCGAAGGAATAGAATTGGGTAAGGTTGAGGGAGTGTTATCTCCTACCTTAACTAATAGGTTCTCTCAGACGAAATATGGTTGGAAGAAGGTTTCTGGTGTCAAGTTTAATCTAAACCTTGCAAAATCCAAAAATTATAATATAGTTATAATTGGTACTAGCGGATCTGGTAAATCTTCCTTAGCAAAACTGTTACTTGAGAAGACAAACTTAAGTTATTTAGTCTTTGATCTCCATGGAGAGTATAACATTAATAATGCGAACAAGATTGATATGTCAAGGTATTCTTTAAATCCCCTTTCATTAAACGGTTCATCACCTAGGCAAAGGTCTTTAGAAATATCTTATATGTTGAAATCTTTGTTTAAATTAGGTAGTTTACAAACTATTGACATTTTCAATATCATAATGGAGACTTATGCTGAGAAAGGAGTTGATGAGAATAATCCTAATACGTGGAATTCTAAGCCGCCTACTTTTCATGATGTTTTGATAACTATGGAGAGGAAGAAGAAGCTAGTTGAGACATCTCAAGATGTTTCTCGAATTCAATCTATTGAGCCTTATATTCAATTCTTATCTAATCAAATGCTGAATGGTAACAGTATTGACATGGATTACGTATTTGATAATAATATAATTCTAGATCTTTCTAAAGTTCCAACAGATGAGCTCAAGTACATTTTGATTGAGACTATCTTGAGGGATTTTAGGAGTTATTTGTATAAGAGAGGTCAGTCAGCTTTGTGGAAATTCGTGGTAATTGACGAAGCTCCTTTTATATTAAGTAAGGAGACTGGCTTAGAGGTAGTGGAAAGACTTTTTGCTGAAGTAAGGAAGTTCGGTGTAGGCATAATTTTAATCTCACAATTGATCGATCATATAGAAAATATATTACAAAATTCAGATCATATATTTATATTTAATGTTATAGAACCAAAAGAATTAGAGTATTTGAGCAGGACTTTGGGTGGGGGTGACCAAGATAAGTATAGGGCTATTTATCAAGCAATTCAATACTTAGATAGAGCTCATGTCGTTACAGTAACAAGTGAATACAGAGATATACTTTTAGTTAAGCTTAATTCTTTAAAATAA
- a CDS encoding DEAD/DEAH box helicase, producing the protein MINITNEFLVRLKKLGYNELTPIQKIAIPKILSGKNVLIIAPTGFGKTEASIIPIYYKIFKDRPEKISALYITPLRALNRDLQARLEKLGEAFEITVKIRHGDSSTSERKQIIENPPDLLITTPETLLYLILNNKFREYFSNLKWIIIDELQEMLDEKRGIELSVLLQRIKRLSKNRIQFIGISATIGDVEVAKKYLSYEVEVAKVDAMKNMEIGIVIPRERDQELTLKLGLKPETVSRIVELKKIIEGNKPVLVFTNTRETSEFLSNQLSKLGLKVGTHHGSLSKEVRIQAENEFKKGNIDAIIATSSLELGIDIGRINLVIQYMSPRQVIRLVQRVGRAGHSIEKTSKGIIIPSDDIFDILECKAIIDSFHEGYLEKPLIEDNPLDVASHEIAGMVLEGYSDPKEILNVLRSSFYFEKLTEEKFNEVLDLMESARIIRRKENKVIPGPRIWKYYYNVNMIPDSLRSYIVIDYSTNTKLGVLDEEFVATLDSESIFILSGRLWKVVSIEDDRIFVERAELKSGILPSWFGESIPVEKEVAKKVFEYIRAEDDDENVINVIDKHKSRGYPLPRSDEIVVEIIGNDLIVLHSPFGSRGNNTLGTIFSVLLSSEKSVKTSFRADPYHIAVASILPINRYDIQRVIEKINSFNINELLEILKQGIKESPQFKWKLLVEIERFGMVDFDKKNIQITSPILKAYTNTLVGEEAVNELLVKNHDVEVINEIKKYSWKIVEVIEPSPLAREFLDKLMSYNTNDDAPLVIEVYKRKLINKEIKVICLVCGWSSKHTVVNTPDKCPKCNSIFLTATSPDDKDAERIIRDAMLGKRLKGNEKRKLEDLKTIASLFSSYGKHAFIALSANGIGPSNLGRVLSKLSEGEDKFYLAIMEEEKRFLRTKQYWH; encoded by the coding sequence ATGATAAACATAACTAATGAATTCCTGGTAAGACTGAAGAAACTTGGATATAACGAATTAACCCCGATACAGAAAATCGCAATACCAAAAATATTGTCAGGGAAAAACGTATTAATTATAGCCCCGACTGGCTTTGGTAAAACTGAAGCTTCAATAATACCAATCTATTATAAAATATTTAAGGATAGACCAGAGAAGATATCAGCCTTATACATAACCCCTCTAAGGGCACTTAATAGAGACTTACAAGCCAGATTAGAGAAATTAGGTGAAGCGTTTGAAATAACCGTCAAAATAAGACATGGGGATTCTTCAACATCAGAAAGAAAACAAATAATTGAAAACCCACCTGACCTACTAATTACCACACCAGAAACTCTACTTTACTTAATTTTAAATAACAAATTTAGAGAATATTTTAGTAACTTAAAATGGATAATAATAGACGAATTACAAGAAATGCTAGATGAAAAAAGAGGTATTGAGCTTTCAGTTCTCCTACAGAGAATTAAAAGATTATCCAAAAATAGGATACAATTTATTGGAATATCCGCAACAATTGGTGACGTAGAGGTTGCAAAAAAGTATCTCAGTTATGAAGTAGAGGTTGCAAAAGTAGATGCAATGAAAAATATGGAAATAGGTATAGTCATCCCAAGAGAAAGAGATCAAGAGTTAACGCTAAAACTGGGATTGAAACCAGAAACAGTATCTAGAATTGTAGAGCTTAAGAAAATAATAGAGGGTAACAAACCAGTCCTAGTTTTTACAAATACTAGAGAAACCAGTGAATTCTTATCAAATCAGTTATCCAAGTTAGGCTTAAAAGTTGGAACACATCACGGATCCCTCTCAAAGGAAGTGAGAATACAAGCAGAAAACGAGTTTAAAAAAGGAAATATCGACGCAATAATAGCTACCTCTAGCCTAGAACTAGGAATAGATATTGGAAGGATAAACCTGGTAATACAGTATATGTCTCCCAGACAAGTGATTAGACTAGTCCAAAGAGTAGGAAGAGCTGGACACTCCATAGAAAAAACCTCTAAAGGAATAATCATCCCCTCTGATGATATATTCGATATCTTAGAATGTAAGGCAATAATAGACTCATTTCATGAAGGATACTTAGAGAAACCACTAATAGAAGATAACCCGCTTGACGTTGCATCTCATGAAATAGCAGGAATGGTGTTGGAAGGGTATAGTGATCCAAAGGAAATATTAAATGTATTAAGAAGTTCATTCTATTTCGAAAAGCTAACGGAGGAAAAGTTCAATGAGGTATTGGATTTAATGGAATCAGCTAGGATAATAAGGAGAAAAGAAAATAAGGTGATTCCGGGTCCTAGAATATGGAAATATTACTATAACGTTAATATGATACCAGACTCGTTGAGAAGCTACATCGTAATAGACTACTCAACTAACACAAAATTAGGAGTTTTAGATGAGGAATTTGTGGCAACACTGGATAGTGAAAGCATATTCATATTAAGCGGTAGATTGTGGAAAGTGGTAAGTATAGAAGACGATAGGATATTCGTTGAAAGGGCTGAACTAAAATCTGGAATTTTGCCTAGTTGGTTCGGAGAATCCATTCCAGTGGAGAAAGAAGTGGCTAAGAAAGTATTTGAGTACATTCGAGCTGAAGATGATGATGAAAACGTGATAAACGTTATCGATAAGCATAAGAGCAGAGGATATCCTCTTCCTAGGTCAGATGAGATAGTAGTAGAAATAATAGGTAATGACTTAATAGTCTTACACTCACCCTTCGGCTCTAGGGGTAACAACACTCTAGGAACTATTTTCTCAGTCTTGTTATCCAGTGAAAAGAGCGTTAAAACTTCCTTTAGAGCAGATCCTTATCATATAGCAGTAGCGTCAATTCTCCCAATAAACAGATACGATATCCAAAGGGTAATAGAAAAAATCAATTCCTTCAACATAAATGAGCTTTTGGAAATTCTAAAGCAAGGAATTAAGGAAAGCCCACAGTTCAAGTGGAAATTATTGGTAGAAATTGAGAGATTCGGAATGGTAGACTTTGATAAAAAGAACATTCAAATAACTTCTCCCATACTAAAAGCTTACACAAATACATTGGTCGGGGAAGAGGCAGTTAATGAACTTTTAGTTAAAAACCATGACGTGGAAGTAATAAACGAAATCAAGAAATATTCTTGGAAAATAGTAGAGGTAATTGAACCATCTCCTCTAGCGAGAGAATTTCTTGACAAACTAATGAGTTATAATACAAATGATGACGCTCCATTAGTAATTGAAGTCTATAAAAGAAAATTAATCAACAAGGAAATCAAGGTGATTTGCCTAGTATGTGGCTGGAGTTCAAAACACACTGTAGTTAATACTCCAGACAAATGTCCTAAATGCAATTCAATATTTCTTACGGCAACAAGTCCAGATGATAAAGACGCAGAGAGAATAATAAGAGATGCAATGCTAGGAAAGAGGTTAAAAGGAAACGAGAAAAGGAAGTTGGAGGACTTAAAGACTATAGCATCACTTTTCTCTTCATATGGTAAACACGCTTTCATAGCTTTATCTGCCAATGGCATAGGTCCAAGCAACTTAGGAAGGGTGCTAAGTAAATTATCTGAGGGAGAGGACAAGTTTTATTTAGCAATTATGGAGGAGGAAAAAAGGTTCTTAAGAACAAAGCAGTACTGGCACTAA
- a CDS encoding 50S ribosomal protein L14e, translated as MPAIEIGRICVKVRGREAGKKCVIVDIIDDNFVLVTGPKDVSGIKRRRVNILHLEPTDKKIEIQKGASDDEVKKKLQESNLLDYVKEKVKLSIPTL; from the coding sequence ATGCCTGCAATAGAAATTGGGAGAATATGTGTAAAAGTAAGAGGGAGAGAAGCTGGAAAAAAGTGTGTAATCGTCGATATAATAGATGATAATTTCGTTCTTGTAACCGGTCCAAAAGATGTAAGTGGCATAAAGAGAAGAAGAGTTAACATACTGCACTTAGAACCTACAGACAAAAAGATAGAAATACAGAAAGGAGCTTCTGATGATGAGGTTAAGAAGAAACTACAAGAGTCCAACTTATTAGATTACGTAAAAGAAAAAGTCAAACTATCTATACCAACTTTGTGA